A single genomic interval of Malania oleifera isolate guangnan ecotype guangnan chromosome 11, ASM2987363v1, whole genome shotgun sequence harbors:
- the LOC131167786 gene encoding uncharacterized protein LOC131167786, whose translation MKMRPKCRIWWPKQLSCCKLPSSTVLFGWFFSDSAASTDIIVAFAHDEASLSRCQFGLQGILHYANGNLPVFLQEKSNLSIVGHCVADFSCNSPLFGVGNEEDQMKSSIHGSVPQLNSPDMVGENCGLQNCRCHRIDALLEQFTQASVQNCNCIQLLRGSHEFVGKKIDWIPKFHHIHWNGQLVTDCDVHVIVYETPVFGAHHFSLGFWNSSEQVRSPLKKPKWVNELHQKQLLFDLDTVILALNSAGAAKYFFDRHVGFKEPFVRFPMVSMFVSFVWKSFILSMSLFSTLVYIILQLLHSFLIYGSEFWIFIILIKVFSNTCKIIQIRCCQILYWPIFLQENGLRSQSCVQYAEKASVRKNSMWSSIAVDVLLGNLIGFALLCHAESASIWILDFSNEITNSLLRSGCVWLMGVPAGFKLNTELAGILGMISLTVIQIWSTLGFFVGFLFIYFIKGLAISGILFGVTTPAAMTMDMIVLATSHISILHWSISILYSHQIQALAALWRLFRGRKWNPLRQRLDSYDYTVEQHIVGSLLFTLLLLLLPTTSVFYIFLAIMNTSFSVICILIEVTISIIHATPYIEIFIWLVRPKRFPSGIWFEILSYQSNNVNLLEIGKSSQLAQPSSGRGYSVLCSFLHSNFLNIGQIIFPHYRPVFAGVSRSFVGSLAYGVLTGKRIPSTLGTVLPSKMPWISIPYREYWHLCHDRCFHEWQTATCFH comes from the exons ATGAAAATGAGACCTAAGTGTAGGATTTGGTGGCCAAAACAGCTCTCATGCTGCAAGCTGCCATCCTCAACTGTTTTGTTTGGTTGGTTCTTCTCTGATTCTGCAGCTTCCACTGACATTATAGTGGCGTTTGCGCATGATGAAGCTTCACTTTCTCGGTGCCAATTTGGTCTTCAG GGCATCCTTCATTATGCAAATGGGAACTTGCCTGTATTTCTGCAAGAAAAATCAAATCTCTCCATTGTGGGCCATTGTGTGGCAGATTTCAGTTGCAATAGTCCATTGTTTGGGGTTGGAAATgaagaagatcaaatgaaatctTCAATTCATGGCAGTGTACCTCAACTAAACAGTCCAGACATGGTTGGAGAAAATTGTGGACTTCAGAACTGTCGGTGCCACAGAATTGATGCATTATTAGAACAGTTTACACAAGCTTCTGTTCAAAACTGTAACTGTATCCAGCTGTTACGTGGTTCTCATGAATTTGTTGGGAAAAAAATTGATTGGATTCCTAAATTTCATCACATTCATTGGAATGGCCAATTGGTGACTGATTGTGATGTCCAC GTGATCGTTTATGAAACTCCTGTATTTGGTGCTCACCATTTTTCCTTGGGTTTTTGGAATTCCTCCGAGCAAGTGAGATCTCCTCTTAAGAAACCCAAGTGGGTTAATGAACTTCACCAAAAGCAGCTGCTTTTTGACTTG GATACTGTCATTTTAGCACTCAACAGTGCTGGGgctgcaaaatatttttttgacaGACATGTGGGCTTCAAAGAACCTTTTGTTCGGTTCCCTATGGTTTCCAT GTTTGTTTCCTTTGTGTGGAAATCATTTATCCTGTCGATGTCTTTGTTTTCCACTTTAGTCTATATCATTCTTCAGCTTCTCCATAGCTTCTTGATCTATGGATCAGAATTTTGGATATTCATCATATTGATTAAAGTATTCAGCAATACGTGCAAAATCATTCAAATACGCTGCTGCCAGATCCTGTATTGGCCAATCTTTCTTCAAGAAAATGGTCTCAG GTCTCAGTCATGCGTGCAATATGCAGAGAAAGCTTCAGTGCGTAAGAATTCCATGTGGTCAAGTATAGCTGTTGATGTTCTTTTGGGGAACTTGATTGGCTTTGCATTGTTATGTCATGCAGAGTCTGCTAGCATATGGATTCTGGACTTTTCCAATGAGATTACAAACAGTTTGTTGCGTTCCGGTTGTGTGTGGCTGATGGGAGTCCCTGCTGGTTTCAAGTTGAACACAGAGCTGGCAGGAATCCTTGGCATGATTTCTCTTACGGTTATTCAGATTTGGTCTACACTCGGGTTCTTTGTGGGTTTTCTTTTCATCTACTTTATTAAAGGACTTGCTATATCTGGCATTCTTTTTGGGGTGACCACACCAGCTGCTATGACCATGGACATGATTGTCTTAGCAACATCACATATTTCTATTCTTCATTGGTCGATCTCTATCCTGTATTCACACCAGATACAGGCACTAGCAGCTTTATGGCGCCTTTTCAG GGGACGCAAGTGGAATCCTCTGCGACAGAGGTTGGATAGCTATGACTATACTGTGGAGCAACACATAGTTGGATCTCTTCTGTTTACGCTGCTTTTGCTTCTATTGCCAACAACTTCtgttttttatattttccttGCCATTATGAACACAAGCTTCAGCGTTATATGTATACTGATTGAAGTCACTATTTCTATTATTCATGCTACACCTTATATTGAAATTTTCATATGGTTGGTGAGGCCAAAGAGATTTCCATCTGGGATATGGTTTGAAATTTTATCATATCAGAGTAACAATGTCAATCTTTTGGAGATTGGGAAGTCTAGTCAACTTGCTCAACCATCAAGTGGAAGGGGATATAGTGTTTTGTGTTCATTTCTTCACAGCAACTTCTTAAATATAG GACAGATAATTTTTCCGCACTACAGGCCTGTTTTTGCTGGGGTTTCTAGGTCGTTTG